A stretch of DNA from Calditrichota bacterium:
TGTAAGCCGGCAAAAAATAAAGGGCAACCAGAATTCGTGCCACAAGATAGCCAATAGTTAATTGTAAAAAATTAAGATTTGTAAGATATGCCAAACCCGGAATGCTAATAAATGTCAGACTGCTTGTTTCAGCGGCAACAATGGAAAATGCGACAGCCCACCACGGTACGCTGCTTCCGCCCATAAAATAATCTTTGGTCGTTTTTTGCTTACCACCTGTTAACGATCCTATTAAAGCAATCACTATTAAATAAACGATAATTATTGTGACATCTATAGCAGAAATTGACATGGCTTCTCCTTATTTTACAAATCAAGCTAATATAAAAACCAGAAATCAAAGATGAAATTAAACGTTCCAATTTATTTTTCAGATGGAGAAATATTTTAATTTGTCTTTTTTTATCTTTTGAAAAATAAAAACATATTTCTTTTTTAATTTTTTTAATTGCTAGACGAAAACTAATTTCTGATTTTAACCAACGAAAGCCCCCGCATATGCCAAAGAAAGCACTAATCATTGACGATGAAGAAGCTCTAACAGAGATCATTGTTGAAGTTTTGAGCACACTCGATTTTGAAAGTTACCCTGCCATCAGTGGTGAAGATGCCATAAAAATAGCAAACCAGAACGATCATTTCGATTTAATTATTATTGATATGAACATGCCCGGTATGAATGGTGAAGAGACCTACAATAATATTAAAACTGGATTTTCGGATACTCCATTGATATTTATGTCGGGATACGATTTAAGTGAAGAGATGGCGGCAATGAATCTTAAATGTCCAAACATATTTTTGAAAAAACCATTTACAATTGCTGACCTGACCAAAACTGTTTCTCAGTTATTGCCATAACAAAAACTTTCCATGAAAAAGCCTCATGTTTTAATTATTGATAATTTGCAAGAAACAGCTGAATTGATTTCTGAAGTTCTCAGTGCACAAGGTTATTTATACTCTGTGGCCGGTAATGAAAAAGAAGCCTTCGAATTAATTAAAAACTTTGACATAAAGCTTGTTATAATTGATTTTCACATCAAAGGGTTAAGTGGAGCTGAATTATTTTTACAATTACAAAAACGGATGTCAGTTCCTGCTGTTTTGTTTCTCAATGTCTTCTCATACAGCGAAGAATATGATCAATTAGAAATATCAAGCCCCAATGCAATTCTAAATAAACCATTTAGTATTGATGAATTTGTTAAAACTGTTTCTGAGTTACTACCTTAAAAATTATTTTATTTGTCATTCCCGAATGTATTAATCGGGAATCTAAAACAATATTCAGATTCCTGCTGGAAAACATGCAGGAATGACAAAACAAAATAACTACCCCTTTTTCATAGATAAACCAATACGCCCACGTTCCAAGTCAATCGATGTAACACGCACATCAACCACATCACCAACTGAAACAATTTCCATAGGATTTTTTACAAATTTATCGGCCATCTGGCTTACATGAACCAGACCATCCTGTTTAACACCAATATCCACAAATGCTCCAAAATCAACCACATTGCGAACTGTGCCTTTTAGCATCATTCCCTCTTTTATATCTTCCATTTTAAGCACATCGCTTTTAAAGATTGGCTTTTGCAACTCATCACGAGGATCAAGACCCGGCTTGGCAAGATTTTCGAGAATGTCGTCAAATGTGGGTCGTCCAATACCCAAATCCTGTAACAAATTTTCCAATTCCTTTTGTGATTCCTTTACTTTTGCAGGCAGGCTTTTTCCATCCTGGGCAATATCTTTTATGCCAAAATTTTCCATAAGTTTTGCAGTTGCCAGATACGATTCCGGGTGGATTGATGTGTTGTCCAATGCTTCATTTCCATCAGGGATACGCAGAAATCCAGCTGCTTGTTCAAAAGCAATCTCCCCGATACCATCCACTTTTTTGAGATCATTACGATTCTTAAAAATGCCATTACTATCTCGGTGGGAAATAATATTTTGTGCGGTCCTGCTGGTTAATCCGGAAATATGTTTTAATAGTGAAGCAGAAGCCGTATTCAAATTAACACCGACACTGTTCACACAGGATTCTACAACATGGCCAAGAGCTTCTACAAGTCTTCGCTGATTAACATCATGCTGGTATAGTCCAACACCGATACTTTTCGGATCAATTTTTACCAGCTCTGCCAACGGATCGAGCAAACGACGGGCGATGGAGATATTTCCGCGCATGCTGGCATCCAAATCCGGAAACTCCTCTCGCGCAACTTTTGAGGCTGAATAAACCGACGCGCCTGCTTCACTTACAATTATATATTCCACTTTATGGTCTGTCTTTATTTCGCCGATTAGCTCTGCGGCCATTTGTTCTGTTTCGCGGCTTGCGGTCCCATTTCCAATTGCAATTATATCAATATCATATTTCTCAACCATTTTGCGGACAATGCCTTTGGCCTCCATATATTTATTTTGCGGTGGATGCGGATAAATTGTTGTCCCCTCAATATATTTTCCGGTGGTATCAATGACTGCCACTTTAGAACCCGTTCTAAATCCGGGATCAATTCCCATAATTTTTTTCCCACGAACAGGTGGCTGTAGTAAAAGGTTTTTTAAGTTGGTAGCAAAAATCTCGATGGCATGGGCGTCTGCTTTTTCTGATAAGCTGGAACGTACTTCGCGGGAAATGGATGGTGCTATCAAGCGGTTATATGAATCGGCAACAGCCAATTGCATTTGTTCAAAAAAAATGGAGTTTTTATTTTTGATATAAACAGCGGCGATTTCCACATTCATCTTTTCAGAATCAACATCAACATTCACTTTTAAAACAGATTCAGACTCCCCACGATTGATTGCTAAAATACGATGTGGAACAATTTTGCTGATTGCTTCGCTGTATTCATAGTATGCTTCAAAATCTGTGCGACCTTCCACTTTTTTTACGTCGCTACGTAAAATACCCTGGGCAAATGTCAACTCGCGTACAGACTTACGTACATCGGCATCTTCACTAATTATCTCTGCAATAATATCGCGTGCACCCTGCAATGCATCTTCAGCTGATGAAACTTCTTTTTCTTCATTTATATATTCACGCGCAAAATCTTCAGGAATTCCATTGGTTTCTTCCTGGGCTAAAATTAATTCGGCCAATGGTTGCAATCCCTTTTCTTTAGCGATTGTTGCTTTGGTACGCTTTTTAGGTTTATAAGGCAAATACAAATCTTCCAACTCTTGCATCTTACTGCATTTTTCAATTTTTGTTTTTAATTCCGGTGTAAGTTTGCCCTGCTCTTCAATAGAATTAAGAATGCTTTCTTTCCGTGTTTCCAAAGCGCGCAGATAATTAATGCGCTCTTCAATATTTCGTATTTCAACTTCATCAGCAGAACCGGTTACTTCTTTACGATAACGTGCTATAAAAGGAACGGTATTACCATCATCAAGAAGCTCGACTGTATTTTTTACCTGGACGAAATTTATTTTTAGTTCATCTGCAATTATTTGGAACATGGTTTGGTCGGTCATATCAATCCTTATAAATGAAAAGAAAGACCTTCGAGATTTTTAAACCTGAAGGCCGTAAAAAGTATTTAAATTGTGTGCAGAAATTTAAGCAATTGGGTTTTTGATGCAAGATATAGCTGTTCTTTATTGCCACTTTTTTAATTATATTGATGGCTTGTAAAATTTGAATCCTTTTTGGAATGAATCGGCTGTGTCGATTCAGCACTGACACAGCCAATACAATCCACAAAAAACAACAAGTGAAAATGCAAAAACAAAAAACCTGGAAAGTAATCGATCTGCTTAAAACCACTGCAGATTTTCTTAAAAAAAAAGGTATTGAAAATCCCCGTTTAAATGCTGAGAGACTGTTGTCCCATGTTTTAGATATGGAGCGAATAAAACTCTATGTGGAATTTGCACGGCCAGTCTCAAATACGGAGCTTAGCGAATATAGAACCCTGGTTTCACGACGGCTGACAAATGAGCCCCTTCAATATATTTTGGGTGAAACTGAGTTTATGGGATTGCCATTTAAGGTATCGACATCTGTATTAATACCACGCCCCGAAACCGAGATTTTAGTCGAAGAAATTTTTAAATTAAATGATCAAAATAAAAACGTAACAACGGTTTTGGATATTGGTACGGGCAGCGGATGTATTCCCATCAGCCTGGCACATTTTTGGCCGGAAGCGCATTTTACAGGGATAGATATTTCTTCTGACGCGTTAGCAATTGCTGAGGAAAATAAATCCCTAAATAAAAAAGAGAATGTTTCTTTTTTAAAAAAAGACATATTTGGCCATTGGCCCGATGAGAATCTATCAAAACAATTTGATCTCATTGTCTCGAATCCACCATACGTAACTGAAGCAGAAATGAGTGGATTACAAAGCGAAGTAAAAGATTTTGAGCCTGATATTGCTTTAACAGATTTTAGCGACGGACTAAAATTTTATAAACATATTTTTACCCTGGTTAGTGATGGAATTTTAAAAACAAAATTTCTTTTTTTGGAAATGAGCGGATCACAACCGGAAAAAATTGTAGATGAAGCAAAAAAATGTAAGTTTAACTCCGTGGAAGTAATAAAAGATTTAACTGGAATTGACCGCGTTCTAAAAATAAAATTAAATGAGTAATAAAGAAGTCGCCAAAAAATACATTGAATTTTTCTGCAGCGGGGAAATTGAAAAGCTATCTGTGCTCCTGTCTCCGGATCTTTTTTTTAGCGGCACTTTTTTTATTTTTCACTCAGCTAAAGAATATTTAGATAATTTAAGAAAAAATCCACCTGAAAAATGCAATCATAAGATAATAAGTATAACTGAAAATGAAGATTCCATTGCTATCTTCTATGAATACCAAAAACCGGAAAAAACATTACCAGTAGCTCAATTGTTTAAAATAAAAAATCAGAAAATACAGGAAGTGTTATTAGTTTTTGATGGAAGAGTATTAACATAACAAGATGTCTGGTGACTGAGCTTGTCAAAGACACAAATATCAAGTTCCCCTTCGACAAGCTCAGGGAACTCTGAACTAAGGAAAAAAAATGAAAAAAACAGAAATCTCACCAAAAATTCAAAAAGCTATTTTAGCTTTATTAAAAGAAAATGCCGGATCAGCTCTGCCACGCAAACAGATCAGTCATTTTTTAAATATTCGAAAAAAAGAATATCATGTTTTTGAAGCCTCATTAACCGATTTGGTAAGAGAAGGTGTTATCAAAAAAACAAATGGCCACAAATATATGTCCCAGCAAGTCTCTCATTTTAAAGGGGAGCTACGAACGGCACGTGCCGGATTTGGCTTTGTGGTTGTTGAAGATATGGAAGACGATATTTTTGTCTCCCGCAGTAACCTGAACACTGCTTTTGACCGCGACACAGTTGAGGTTCAGCTTTATGCTAAAACGCGCGGGAAAAGACAAGAAGGATTTATTACCAAAGTGCATGAACGTTTTAGAAAACAGGTTGTAGGCACCTACCGCCAAACGGAATATTATAGTTTCGTTGTGCCGGATTCACCAAAAATTTACCGCGATATAGTTGTGCCACAAGACAGAACTTTAGATGCCAAAGATGGCCAAAAAGTGCTGGTAAACTTTGATCAGTGGGATAGCGCTCAACACAATCCCGAAGGACATATTGCTGAAGTTTTGGGTGATGCCGATGCACCCGGTGTTGATATAATTTCTGTAGCTTACTCTTATAACCTGCCAGTTCGTTTTACAGATGACCTTGAAGCTGAAGCAAAAAAAGCAACCGGGCGAATCTTAAAAAAAGACTTGCAGGATCGGCTTGATTTGCGGGACATGGTTTGCTTTACAATAGATCCGATTGATGCCAAGGATTTTGATGATGCCGTTTCCCTTGAAAAACTGGACAATGGCAATGTTAAACTTGGTGTACATATCGCAGATGTAAGCCATTATGTAAAACCTGATTCACCAATTGATAAAGAGGCTTATAAGCGTGGGACAAGCATTTATCTTGTTGACCGGGTTATCCCGATGCTGCCTGAACATTTATCCAATGATTTGTGCAGTCTTAAACCAAATGTAGACCGGATGGCATTTAGCTGTTTTATGGAAATTGATGCGGATTTAAAACTGGTTGATTACCAGGTTGCACCTTCAATTATAAACAGTAACAAACGCTATAATTATGAAGAGTTTCAATCTGATTTTGATATGCAAAAGAAGGTTCCATACCTGGAAACCATAAATGATATGTTTGATCTCAGCAAGCGATTGACACGGCAAAGGTTTGAGGATGGCAGCATTGATTTTGAGACACCGGAGGTTCGATTTATCCTGGATGAAAAAGGCCAGCCCACTGAGGTTATTCCTAAAAAACGGCTTGGTGCACACAGGCTGGTGGAAGAGTTTATGCTGATGGCCAACAAAACTGTCGCTGAACATATCATCAAAATTAGCCCCAAGAAATCGGCACCATTTCCTTTTATTTACCGCATTCATGAAAAGCCTGATCCTGAAAAGATGAATAAGTTTTTCAACCTGCTAAAAGCTTTAAAAGTACCATTTAAACCGGCAAAAAAAATCTCATCAAAATATTTTCAAACAGTCCTTGATAAAATAAAAGGCAAACCGGAGGAAGTAATAATTCGCGAGGTAGCTTTAAGGTCGATGATGAAGGCCGTTTATTCAGAAAAAAATATAGGGCACTTTGGATTGTCTTTCAGAGATTACACACATTTTACATCGCCCATACGCCGCTATCCGGATTTGGTGGTACATAGACTTTTAAAAATGTATGCCACAAATGAAATAAAAAATCCTAAAGGGTTGCGCAAAAATATAAAAGAAATGTGTTTGCAAACATCCAAAATGGAGCGCCTTGCTGTGGAAGCTGAGCGCGAATCAATCAAGCTTAAGCAGTGTGAATACATTAATAAACATATTGGCGATCAGTTTCATGGGATAATTTCCGGCGTTACTGCTTACGGCATTTATGTGGAAATTGAGGAAACTTTTATTGAAGGTTTTGTTCAAATGACCAATATGTCTGACGATTTTTATGTTTATGAAGAAGCAAGCTATTCAATGACCGGACGAAATACCGGAAGGCGCATCAGCCTTGGCGACCAGGTGGAAATAAAAGTGGAGTCGGTTAATCTGGAAAAACGCGAAATTGATTTTATTTTATTAGAAGACCCGGATTTTGAACCTTTAGTGCCGGAAGCAATTGAAAAACCTAAAAACAAAAAAAGACGCCCAAGAAGGAAACGGTGAACAGCAATTGATAAAGCATATTCTTTAACACAGAGGCGCAGAGCAAACAGAGAAAACCTTACGTCATTCTGAACTTGTTTCAGAATCTTAGCTCTAAAGAATGAGATTTCAACTGGAATTATGAAAATACTTTTATTTACCCTTCTAACAATTACATATTTATTCAGCCAGGAGAATCAAGTTTTAAACGATTCCCTTTCCACACTAATGCCCGATTCAATTGCGGTAAATGATTTGGAGATTGCAGACTCTTTGGCGCAAAAACCAAAACCTGCTATTACAGATAAAATACCATATAAAGCGGACCATATAAGCATCAGTGTGGATGGTAACAAAATTTACCTGACAGGGAACGCCGAAATCAATTATCAAAGCCTGAAACTGAATGCCGAGAAAATTACAATCGATCAAAAAAATAATAAGCTTTATGCCAGGGGAGTTCTTGATTCAATTGATGAAAAAGGAAACAAGGTTTTTAAGGGTAACCCGGTTTTTTTAGAAAAAGATCAGGAGCCGATGCGCGGAAACATAATCGAATATGATTTTGAAACCAAGCGCGGCAAAATACAAGTTGGTCGTACAAACATGGAACCCGGCTATTATAAAGGAAGTGACATTTATAAAATCGCCGATAGTACCCTTCTTGTTGAAGATGGCTATTTTACTACCTGTGATTTGCCGGAAGATCCGCATTTTTATTTTCGAAGTGACCAGATGCGTTTAAGGGTTAAAGATAAAGTAGTGGCCCGTCCAATCTATTTTTATATTGCAGATATTCCAGTTGCCGCTTTGCCATTTGGTGTTTTCCCAAATAAAGGCGGTCGTCACTCAGGGATTATAATCCCCAGTTATGGAGAAAGCCGGGTCGGTGGCCGATTTCTTGAGGGACTTGGCTATTATTGGGCACCCAATGATTATTTTGATGCTACTCTGCAAACAACTTTTTATGATAAACTAGGATTCACATTTCGCGGAAATGCCAATTATAAAGTTCGCTATCTTTTAGGCGGATCAGTATCCGGATCATATTTCCCAAAAGATCCATCAAGCGGCCAAAGAAGGGAACGCTGGAATTTTAGATTTAACCACCGCCAAACAATTGACCCTACTTTTACAATCAGCGGAAGCGGTAGTTTTTCCAGTGACAAAGATTTTCGGAGGGATACATCTCCAAGTTTTGCAGACAGGACAAGGCAAAATATAACCTCCAGCCTTAACATAAATAAAAGTTTCAAAGGCACAAAAAACAGCATGTCCATGTCTTTTACACACCAAAAAAACCTGCAGACAGATGAAACAGATTACACGCTACCGCGAATAACTTTCAGCCGCAGGCAAACGAGTATTTATGAAACAATAACAGGTAAACCTCTAGGATCAAAACGCTCCTGGTACCAGGATATTTATTTTTCTTACAGCTCCAATACCTTGCGTAAAGGATCACATAAATTACAAATTACCCAAAACGACTCCCTGCCTGATGATACAACATATGTAGACAAGGTTTCATCCGGCATTCAACACAATTTACGATTCAATTCTCCACAAAAAATATTTAAGTATTTTAGCGTAAATCCCTCTGTTAATTATAATGAAGTCTGGGTTGATGAAATTACTGAGGGTACATTAAACGAAGAAACCAATGCCATAGAAACATCACAGAAAAAAAAATTTGGTGTTCGCCGTACTTTTAACGCCAGTGTTGGTTTGCGAACAAAACTTTACGGTATGTTTGAACCCAATATTGGTGAGCTAAAATTCATTCGCCACATTATTGATCCGTCTATCAGCATGACTTATACACCTGATTTTTCAACTGATCAATATGGCTATTTTAATACAGTTTTAGACACAAATGGGAATATAAAAAAAGTTGATAAATTCCAGCGCTCCCCTTTTGGTGGAACTTCCAGTGGTGAATCACAAAGAATGAATATCAGTCTGGGCAACCTGTTTCAGGCAAAGTTTATTGATGAAGAAGGGAAAGAAGATAAGGTCGATTTTTTCAAGGCTAATTTTTCAACCAGCCATAACTTTCTTGCCGATTCTCTAAAATGGGGGCGGATTAGTTCATCTTTCAGTACAAAGATCTTTGGCCAAAATATTTCTGCACGGGCTACGCACAGTTTATACTCCCTAAGCAAAGATGGTACAAAAGAAGTCGATGAGTTTTTTTTCGAACAGGGTAACCTGCCGCGCCTGATCAGTTTCAACACTTCTTTCGGATACACAATTAACAATAAAACCTTTGCCGCAAAAGAAGACAAGGATAAAAATAAATCGCGACGTGATAAAAGAAATGGTGACAATGCTGAGGATAAAACCAAAGCAGAGATTGACTCGCTTGATGAAGAGAATTTTGGACTTGATGGTTCTCTAAAAAAAGAACGGGACCAGACAAAAAAAATCGAACTGCCCTGGTCAACAACATTTAGGGTTAACTACACGCTGAGACCGGAAAATGAAAATGATCCGGAATCAATCAACCTAACTGCCTCAGCAAATTTTAAATTGACAAAAAACTGGAAAATCCGATGGAACGGTAGTTTTGATCTTGTAGAAAAAGACCTGGTCCATCACTCTTTTAATATCTATCGCGATCTGCATTGTTGGGAGATGTCTTTTAACTGGCAACCGACTCAAAAATATTACAGCTTTCAGATCAATATAAAGGCGCCTAGTTTACAGGATATTAAAGTAACTAAGCACCCAAGTGCAAACACATATAATCGCTACTAAAACCAGTCTCAAACTTTTAAATGCTTAATCTGCGGTTAATAAAGTAATAAACTGTCCAAAGTCCCAACCCAATAAGTCCTAAATAAATTGCAAACAAAGGGTTGTGGCTCCATAACCAGCGTACACCATCATAATTATCCCAAGATACACTTCCAAAAGAAAAAGGCAGCGCAGTAAAAAAGATTGCAAATCCTATAATAACCGGGCGTAACCTTGCCATTTTTTTTGTTTTTTGTAATATTAAATATGCGATCCATAATCCTATCCCGACAACTCCAAAAGATATTGCATAAAGTGGATATTCATTAAATAACCAACGGGTTCCGACATTATTATCCCATGGCACTCCGCCAAAAGAAAAGGGGAGCATTGTAAAGAAAATAGCAAATCCCATAATCAGGGAGCGTACTCTAACCAGCTTTTTAGTTTTTTGGAGCGTTACCATTTCTTCCTCCTTATTTATGTTTTTTATTTCGATCGATTCCAAATAAAGGTTTTGCTTTTTTGCCTCTTCTGCAAATTCCGGATGTTTACTGAAATAGCTTTCTATAATTTTTCTACTGTCAGCGCTTACTTCATTTTCAAAATAAAGAGGCAATAAATCTCGGATAACTTCTTTTGTTATTTCCATTTTTTCCTCCATTAATCTTCTAAATTTTTTAATAATTTTATTCGCCCACGATGAATTTTAACTTTTACCAATGCCAAGCTGATATTTAAAGCTTTGCTTATTTCCTGATAACTCATTCCATTAAAAGAGCGCATAGCTATAGCACTTCTTTCCAGTTCCGGTAATATCTGCAGCGCCGTTAATGTTCTTTCCAAATCAGATTTACTTTCTATATTAGTCGCCAAGTCAGAAGGCTCGATAATTGATTCATCAAGCACTGTTTTTCTTTTATCTGCTTTAACTGATTTTAAATACAAATTCCGGGCAATAGTAAAAAGGTAGGCTTTTACAGTTTCTGTTTTTGTCTCTGTTCGTGCGGTCCACATTCGGATAAATGTTTCAGAGGTAATATCCTTTGCTTCATCATAGTTGGCACACAGCCACAGCGAAAACCTGAAAACATCTTCAGAGTATTTATTATAAACCTGTTTGAAATCCGTCATTTTAGCTTTCATGGCTATAATATACTTTCGAAGGAAAAAAGTTACACATTCTTGCAAAATATGTTTTAAAAACTTTGCTTGCTAGTGGGGTAATTCCATGGGGATTTTGTAAGAAACCAGGAAAGATTTAAATACTTATCACCAACATTTTCAGATAATCGTCCACAACCTTGATGATGATGATAGAAATTGAAAGTGGTAGTTATTAATTCTTTGGGATTGCAGTTTTACCTGATAAAGTAGATCAAATTGTTTATGTGGCCGATACCGGTAATGACAGAATTTTGATGTTTAAAAAATCTAATGATTTATAAACAATCTCTATGCTAAATTTGATTATTGTGGCCTTTGATAATCCTCTTTTACCTGCATAAAAATCATACCAACACGGCTTTTTGAGTTTTTTAAATTGTTTACAACATCTTCAAAACGTTCATCCATAACTTCATTTGTTTTTTGCGAACTACTGGCAT
This window harbors:
- a CDS encoding response regulator, with product MPKKALIIDDEEALTEIIVEVLSTLDFESYPAISGEDAIKIANQNDHFDLIIIDMNMPGMNGEETYNNIKTGFSDTPLIFMSGYDLSEEMAAMNLKCPNIFLKKPFTIADLTKTVSQLLP
- a CDS encoding response regulator: MKKPHVLIIDNLQETAELISEVLSAQGYLYSVAGNEKEAFELIKNFDIKLVIIDFHIKGLSGAELFLQLQKRMSVPAVLFLNVFSYSEEYDQLEISSPNAILNKPFSIDEFVKTVSELLP
- a CDS encoding RNA-binding transcriptional accessory protein; the encoded protein is MTDQTMFQIIADELKINFVQVKNTVELLDDGNTVPFIARYRKEVTGSADEVEIRNIEERINYLRALETRKESILNSIEEQGKLTPELKTKIEKCSKMQELEDLYLPYKPKKRTKATIAKEKGLQPLAELILAQEETNGIPEDFAREYINEEKEVSSAEDALQGARDIIAEIISEDADVRKSVRELTFAQGILRSDVKKVEGRTDFEAYYEYSEAISKIVPHRILAINRGESESVLKVNVDVDSEKMNVEIAAVYIKNKNSIFFEQMQLAVADSYNRLIAPSISREVRSSLSEKADAHAIEIFATNLKNLLLQPPVRGKKIMGIDPGFRTGSKVAVIDTTGKYIEGTTIYPHPPQNKYMEAKGIVRKMVEKYDIDIIAIGNGTASRETEQMAAELIGEIKTDHKVEYIIVSEAGASVYSASKVAREEFPDLDASMRGNISIARRLLDPLAELVKIDPKSIGVGLYQHDVNQRRLVEALGHVVESCVNSVGVNLNTASASLLKHISGLTSRTAQNIISHRDSNGIFKNRNDLKKVDGIGEIAFEQAAGFLRIPDGNEALDNTSIHPESYLATAKLMENFGIKDIAQDGKSLPAKVKESQKELENLLQDLGIGRPTFDDILENLAKPGLDPRDELQKPIFKSDVLKMEDIKEGMMLKGTVRNVVDFGAFVDIGVKQDGLVHVSQMADKFVKNPMEIVSVGDVVDVRVTSIDLERGRIGLSMKKG
- the prmC gene encoding peptide chain release factor N(5)-glutamine methyltransferase codes for the protein MQKQKTWKVIDLLKTTADFLKKKGIENPRLNAERLLSHVLDMERIKLYVEFARPVSNTELSEYRTLVSRRLTNEPLQYILGETEFMGLPFKVSTSVLIPRPETEILVEEIFKLNDQNKNVTTVLDIGTGSGCIPISLAHFWPEAHFTGIDISSDALAIAEENKSLNKKENVSFLKKDIFGHWPDENLSKQFDLIVSNPPYVTEAEMSGLQSEVKDFEPDIALTDFSDGLKFYKHIFTLVSDGILKTKFLFLEMSGSQPEKIVDEAKKCKFNSVEVIKDLTGIDRVLKIKLNE
- the rnr gene encoding ribonuclease R yields the protein MKKTEISPKIQKAILALLKENAGSALPRKQISHFLNIRKKEYHVFEASLTDLVREGVIKKTNGHKYMSQQVSHFKGELRTARAGFGFVVVEDMEDDIFVSRSNLNTAFDRDTVEVQLYAKTRGKRQEGFITKVHERFRKQVVGTYRQTEYYSFVVPDSPKIYRDIVVPQDRTLDAKDGQKVLVNFDQWDSAQHNPEGHIAEVLGDADAPGVDIISVAYSYNLPVRFTDDLEAEAKKATGRILKKDLQDRLDLRDMVCFTIDPIDAKDFDDAVSLEKLDNGNVKLGVHIADVSHYVKPDSPIDKEAYKRGTSIYLVDRVIPMLPEHLSNDLCSLKPNVDRMAFSCFMEIDADLKLVDYQVAPSIINSNKRYNYEEFQSDFDMQKKVPYLETINDMFDLSKRLTRQRFEDGSIDFETPEVRFILDEKGQPTEVIPKKRLGAHRLVEEFMLMANKTVAEHIIKISPKKSAPFPFIYRIHEKPDPEKMNKFFNLLKALKVPFKPAKKISSKYFQTVLDKIKGKPEEVIIREVALRSMMKAVYSEKNIGHFGLSFRDYTHFTSPIRRYPDLVVHRLLKMYATNEIKNPKGLRKNIKEMCLQTSKMERLAVEAERESIKLKQCEYINKHIGDQFHGIISGVTAYGIYVEIEETFIEGFVQMTNMSDDFYVYEEASYSMTGRNTGRRISLGDQVEIKVESVNLEKREIDFILLEDPDFEPLVPEAIEKPKNKKRRPRRKR
- a CDS encoding LPS-assembly protein LptD — translated: MKILLFTLLTITYLFSQENQVLNDSLSTLMPDSIAVNDLEIADSLAQKPKPAITDKIPYKADHISISVDGNKIYLTGNAEINYQSLKLNAEKITIDQKNNKLYARGVLDSIDEKGNKVFKGNPVFLEKDQEPMRGNIIEYDFETKRGKIQVGRTNMEPGYYKGSDIYKIADSTLLVEDGYFTTCDLPEDPHFYFRSDQMRLRVKDKVVARPIYFYIADIPVAALPFGVFPNKGGRHSGIIIPSYGESRVGGRFLEGLGYYWAPNDYFDATLQTTFYDKLGFTFRGNANYKVRYLLGGSVSGSYFPKDPSSGQRRERWNFRFNHRQTIDPTFTISGSGSFSSDKDFRRDTSPSFADRTRQNITSSLNINKSFKGTKNSMSMSFTHQKNLQTDETDYTLPRITFSRRQTSIYETITGKPLGSKRSWYQDIYFSYSSNTLRKGSHKLQITQNDSLPDDTTYVDKVSSGIQHNLRFNSPQKIFKYFSVNPSVNYNEVWVDEITEGTLNEETNAIETSQKKKFGVRRTFNASVGLRTKLYGMFEPNIGELKFIRHIIDPSISMTYTPDFSTDQYGYFNTVLDTNGNIKKVDKFQRSPFGGTSSGESQRMNISLGNLFQAKFIDEEGKEDKVDFFKANFSTSHNFLADSLKWGRISSSFSTKIFGQNISARATHSLYSLSKDGTKEVDEFFFEQGNLPRLISFNTSFGYTINNKTFAAKEDKDKNKSRRDKRNGDNAEDKTKAEIDSLDEENFGLDGSLKKERDQTKKIELPWSTTFRVNYTLRPENENDPESINLTASANFKLTKNWKIRWNGSFDLVEKDLVHHSFNIYRDLHCWEMSFNWQPTQKYYSFQINIKAPSLQDIKVTKHPSANTYNRY
- a CDS encoding RNA polymerase sigma factor, which codes for MTDFKQVYNKYSEDVFRFSLWLCANYDEAKDITSETFIRMWTARTETKTETVKAYLFTIARNLYLKSVKADKRKTVLDESIIEPSDLATNIESKSDLERTLTALQILPELERSAIAMRSFNGMSYQEISKALNISLALVKVKIHRGRIKLLKNLED